The following proteins come from a genomic window of Dongia rigui:
- the dut gene encoding dUTP diphosphatase, translated as MSAVRVAVTRLPHGADLPLPAYATDQAAGLDLVAALAAPVTLQPLGRALIPTGISIALPAGYEAQVRPRSGLALKQGVTVLNAPGTIDADYRGEIGVILVNLSDTPVTLQRGDRIAQLLLARVERLAWDEVAALPTTSRGAGGFGSTGVAAKGS; from the coding sequence ATGAGCGCCGTGCGCGTTGCCGTGACCCGCTTGCCGCATGGCGCCGATCTGCCGCTGCCGGCCTATGCGACCGACCAGGCAGCCGGCCTCGATCTGGTTGCAGCCCTTGCGGCTCCGGTCACGCTGCAGCCCCTGGGCCGCGCGCTGATTCCAACTGGCATCAGCATCGCCTTGCCCGCGGGTTATGAAGCGCAGGTGCGTCCCCGTTCGGGCCTTGCCTTGAAACAGGGCGTCACCGTGCTCAATGCGCCAGGCACGATCGATGCCGATTACCGCGGCGAGATCGGCGTCATCCTGGTCAATCTGTCGGACACGCCCGTAACCCTGCAGCGCGGCGACCGCATCGCGCAGCTGCTGCTGGCGCGGGTGGAGCGGCTTGCCTGGGACGAGGTCGCGGCTTTGCCAACAACATCGCGCGGTGCCGGCGGCTTCGGCTCGACGGGTGTTGCCGCGAAGGGTTCATAA
- a CDS encoding RrF2 family transcriptional regulator produces the protein MLHPSKRLLFAIEAVLDIAYYGGSQPVQSGDISTRQGIPRRYLEQVLQHLVRSGILAGHRGPKGGYLLAREKRRINLGEIVRAVRQFEGSPDPVQTASGSRVALEIVRPVWRELQQEMLSKLDDVTLEDLCQKAQAAGIQTDALQRLDFSI, from the coding sequence GTGCTCCATCCATCCAAGCGATTGCTGTTCGCCATCGAGGCCGTGCTCGACATCGCCTATTACGGTGGCTCGCAGCCGGTGCAATCGGGCGATATCTCGACGCGCCAGGGGATCCCGCGGCGCTATCTGGAACAGGTGCTGCAGCATCTGGTGCGCTCCGGCATCCTGGCCGGCCATCGCGGCCCCAAAGGCGGCTATCTGCTGGCGCGCGAGAAGCGCCGCATCAATCTGGGCGAGATCGTGCGCGCCGTGCGGCAGTTCGAAGGTTCGCCCGACCCTGTGCAGACGGCCTCGGGTTCGCGCGTGGCGCTGGAGATCGTGCGACCGGTCTGGCGCGAACTGCAGCAGGAAATGCTCTCCAAGCTCGATGACGTGACGCTGGAAGATCTCTGCCAGAAGGCGCAGGCCGCCGGCATCCAGACCGACGCGCTGCAGCGTCTCGATTTCAGCATCTGA
- the cysK gene encoding cysteine synthase A yields the protein MSKATFRGKIYDNFLATIGATPIVRLGKLARAEGVKADLLGKAEFFNPLSSVKDRIGLAMIEALEASGKLQPGGTLIEPTSGNTGIALAFVAAAKGYRLILTMPESMSLERRKMLRLLGAELELTPAARGMSGAIARAEELAAATPGAVIPQQFKSLANPEVHRHTTAQEIIADCGGKLDYFVSGVGTGGTITGVGEILKKEIPGVKIIAVEPEDSPVLSGGQPGPHKIQGIGAGFIPEVLNRGIIDEVLRISNANAFAMARKVAKIEGMPVGISSGAALTAGIEIGQRPGHDGKRILVVLPSSAERYLSTALFEGLE from the coding sequence ATGAGCAAAGCTACCTTCCGCGGCAAGATCTATGACAACTTCCTCGCCACCATCGGCGCGACGCCGATTGTGCGCCTGGGCAAGCTGGCGCGCGCCGAAGGGGTGAAGGCCGACCTTCTGGGCAAGGCGGAATTCTTCAACCCGCTCTCCTCGGTCAAGGACCGCATCGGCCTTGCCATGATCGAGGCGCTGGAAGCCTCGGGCAAGCTGCAGCCGGGCGGTACGCTCATCGAGCCGACCTCGGGGAACACCGGCATCGCCCTTGCTTTCGTGGCCGCCGCCAAGGGGTACCGCCTGATCCTCACCATGCCGGAAAGCATGTCGCTGGAGCGCAGGAAGATGCTGCGCCTGCTGGGCGCCGAACTTGAATTGACGCCGGCCGCCCGCGGCATGTCGGGCGCCATCGCGCGAGCCGAGGAATTGGCGGCCGCCACCCCCGGCGCCGTCATCCCGCAGCAGTTCAAGAGCCTTGCCAATCCGGAAGTGCACCGCCACACCACGGCGCAGGAAATCATCGCCGATTGTGGCGGCAAGCTCGACTATTTCGTCTCGGGCGTCGGCACCGGTGGCACCATCACGGGTGTCGGCGAGATCCTGAAGAAGGAAATTCCCGGCGTGAAGATTATCGCCGTGGAACCCGAGGACAGCCCGGTCCTTTCCGGCGGCCAGCCCGGCCCGCACAAGATCCAGGGCATCGGCGCCGGCTTCATCCCGGAAGTGTTGAACCGCGGCATCATCGACGAGGTGCTGCGCATCTCCAACGCCAACGCCTTCGCCATGGCACGCAAAGTGGCCAAGATCGAAGGCATGCCGGTCGGCATCTCGTCGGGAGCGGCGCTCACCGCCGGTATCGAGATCGGCCAGCGCCCCGGCCATGACGGCAAGCGCATCCTGGTGGTCCTCCCCTCCTCCGCCGAACGTTACCTGTCGACGGCGCTGTTCGAGGGGCTGGAGTAA